The following are encoded together in the Salinibacterium sp. UTAS2018 genome:
- a CDS encoding MDR family MFS transporter, with product MTSTAPITGSIPLAPPGASSSSSSAAGAVDNSGRNRLVIALMLAATFVVFLNETSLVVAIPRIMEDLKIEPSTAQWLSTSFMLTMAVVIPITGFLIQRFTTRSIFIAAMTLFTAGTLLGAIAPTFAILIVGRVVQASGTAIMLPLLMTTVMTLVPPATRGKTMGNVSIVMSMAPAVGPTVAGLVLAVFDWRWVFIVMIPISVTALILGITKVRNVTDPRKVSIDVPSVILSAVAFAGLIYGLSSLGESASGEVLVAPAIPIAAGAISLALFIMRQLTLQKTDSALLDLRTFAAPGFAISIGLMMVMMAALFGTIILLPMFTQDVLGLEPIQSGLLVLPGSLMMGILGPIVGRLYDKVGPRPLMIPGAIVVSAALWSFTMLSENSSPFMVVAIHVPMSIGLAFMFTPLFTSALGSLKPHLYSHGSATIGTVQQLAGAAGTALFIALLTVQSVALAAEGAPDTEALAGGVRLAFMAGGIISLFAIVATFFVKRNDAEVDAEADADANVAPVAH from the coding sequence ATGACCAGCACCGCGCCGATTACCGGCAGTATTCCCCTCGCCCCACCCGGAGCGAGCTCATCGTCGAGCTCTGCGGCGGGCGCCGTCGACAACAGCGGTCGCAACCGTCTCGTCATCGCGCTCATGCTCGCGGCAACCTTCGTGGTGTTCCTCAACGAGACGTCGCTCGTCGTTGCCATCCCCCGCATCATGGAAGACCTCAAGATCGAGCCGAGCACCGCGCAGTGGTTGTCAACGTCGTTCATGCTTACGATGGCGGTAGTGATTCCGATTACCGGATTCCTTATCCAACGCTTCACGACCCGCAGCATCTTCATCGCTGCCATGACGCTCTTCACCGCGGGCACACTTCTGGGCGCGATCGCCCCCACCTTCGCGATCCTCATCGTCGGTCGCGTCGTTCAAGCCTCGGGTACGGCCATCATGCTGCCGCTTCTCATGACCACCGTCATGACTCTCGTCCCCCCGGCCACCCGCGGTAAGACGATGGGTAACGTCTCGATCGTCATGTCGATGGCTCCCGCCGTCGGCCCGACCGTCGCCGGTCTCGTCCTGGCCGTCTTCGACTGGCGCTGGGTTTTCATCGTCATGATCCCCATCTCGGTCACCGCACTCATCCTCGGCATCACCAAGGTGCGCAACGTCACGGATCCCCGCAAGGTGTCGATCGATGTACCCTCGGTCATCCTCTCCGCCGTCGCCTTTGCGGGACTCATCTACGGCCTCTCCAGCCTCGGCGAATCAGCCAGCGGAGAGGTGCTGGTTGCCCCCGCTATCCCCATCGCTGCCGGAGCCATCAGCCTCGCGCTATTCATCATGCGCCAGCTCACGCTGCAGAAGACCGACAGTGCACTGCTCGACCTTCGCACTTTCGCCGCCCCCGGGTTCGCGATCTCGATCGGCCTCATGATGGTCATGATGGCCGCCCTGTTCGGCACCATCATCCTGCTCCCCATGTTCACTCAAGACGTGCTCGGCCTCGAGCCCATCCAGAGTGGCCTTCTCGTGCTGCCCGGTAGCCTCATGATGGGAATTCTCGGACCGATTGTGGGCCGCCTCTACGACAAAGTTGGCCCGCGCCCGCTCATGATCCCCGGTGCCATCGTCGTGAGCGCCGCCCTCTGGAGCTTCACGATGCTCTCGGAGAACAGCTCGCCGTTCATGGTCGTCGCCATTCACGTTCCCATGAGCATTGGCCTGGCCTTCATGTTCACGCCGCTCTTCACGTCGGCACTGGGCAGCCTCAAGCCGCATCTGTACTCACACGGAAGCGCCACCATCGGCACTGTGCAGCAGCTCGCGGGCGCCGCCGGTACCGCGCTGTTCATCGCGCTGCTCACCGTGCAGTCCGTCGCGCTGGCCGCCGAAGGGGCACCCGATACCGAGGCTCTCGCCGGGGGCGTTCGTCTCGCCTTCATGGCCGGCGGAATCATCTCGCTGTTCGCGATCGTCGCCACGTTCTTCGTCAAGCGCAACGACGCCGAGGTTGACGCCGAGGCGGATGCCGACGCGAACGTCGCACCGGTCGCACACTAA
- the thiM gene encoding hydroxyethylthiazole kinase: MSRTPPNFLTATQDALEAVRSTSPLVQCITNSVVVGFTANALLAVGAAPAMVDIPEEAGMFAGVASGVLINLGTCREEQRAAALEAAPAANAAGTPWVLDPVAIGALPVRTPLAYRLRDLGPSIVRGNASEILALAELGAGGRGVDSTSSVDAALTAAQMLARVTGGAVAVSGATDLVTDGVSVVRLTNGHPVLTKVTGGGCALGAIMAAFAAVTPDALTAAVAATSVYTVAADLAAERSALPGSFAVALLDALSEVSVDDIAERAVIA, encoded by the coding sequence ATGTCGCGTACGCCACCAAACTTTTTGACCGCCACCCAAGACGCGCTCGAGGCGGTGAGATCGACATCGCCGCTCGTGCAGTGCATCACCAATAGTGTGGTGGTGGGCTTCACCGCTAACGCTCTGCTCGCTGTCGGAGCGGCGCCGGCCATGGTGGATATTCCGGAAGAAGCCGGTATGTTCGCGGGGGTGGCGTCCGGAGTGCTCATCAATCTCGGTACCTGTCGTGAAGAGCAGCGCGCCGCGGCGCTGGAGGCAGCACCGGCCGCCAACGCTGCGGGAACGCCGTGGGTTCTCGACCCCGTGGCTATCGGTGCTCTGCCCGTGCGGACTCCGTTGGCGTATCGACTGCGTGATCTGGGGCCGTCGATTGTGCGGGGCAATGCCTCCGAGATTTTGGCGCTCGCCGAGCTTGGTGCCGGCGGCCGGGGTGTCGACAGCACGAGCAGTGTGGATGCCGCACTCACCGCCGCGCAGATGCTCGCGCGGGTGACCGGCGGCGCTGTCGCGGTATCGGGAGCGACTGACCTCGTGACCGATGGCGTGAGTGTTGTGCGACTGACCAACGGGCATCCGGTGCTGACGAAGGTGACGGGTGGCGGCTGTGCTCTTGGAGCGATCATGGCGGCGTTTGCGGCGGTGACTCCGGATGCGTTGACCGCGGCAGTAGCGGCGACGAGCGTGTACACGGTAGCGGCTGATCTCGCGGCAGAGCGTTCGGCATTGCCGGGAAGCTTCGCTGTGGCTCTGCTGGACGCACTGAGCGAAGTGTCAGTAGACGACATTGCAGAACGGGCGGTGATCGCGTGA
- the thiE gene encoding thiamine phosphate synthase — translation MSGVRENGRAVGNGFRESFDLSTYLVTDSAQARAAGHDLVDLVYEAVAGGVTVVQIREKDTPAHEFLDIVLRVSTAVARKVPVLVNDRVDVYLAAREMGAKVAGVHVGQNDLPVSSVRALVGPDAIVGLSASTEDQLFAAGVRSAGVDYVGIGALNPTTTKKDAPDALGHARMAELVAVSKLPTVAIGGIGLEDLPLLRAAGADGAAVVSAICGAADPREAARALAAAWAGVRAGETA, via the coding sequence GTGAGCGGCGTGCGAGAGAACGGGAGAGCGGTAGGCAACGGTTTTCGCGAGAGCTTCGACCTCTCGACCTATCTCGTGACGGACTCAGCCCAGGCCCGCGCGGCCGGACATGACCTTGTCGACCTCGTCTATGAGGCCGTCGCCGGGGGAGTCACCGTCGTGCAGATTCGCGAGAAGGACACTCCCGCCCACGAATTTCTCGACATCGTCCTGAGGGTTTCCACTGCTGTGGCCCGAAAGGTGCCCGTGCTCGTCAATGACCGTGTCGACGTGTACCTGGCGGCCCGCGAGATGGGTGCCAAAGTGGCCGGAGTGCATGTGGGGCAGAACGACTTGCCCGTGTCATCAGTTCGAGCCCTTGTCGGGCCGGATGCCATTGTCGGATTGAGCGCTTCTACCGAGGACCAGCTGTTTGCGGCGGGGGTGCGCTCGGCCGGGGTGGACTACGTCGGCATTGGTGCGCTGAACCCGACGACGACCAAGAAGGATGCTCCGGATGCTCTGGGACATGCCCGCATGGCCGAGCTCGTCGCAGTCAGCAAACTGCCGACTGTTGCTATTGGCGGTATTGGGCTTGAGGATCTTCCGTTGTTACGGGCCGCTGGTGCTGACGGTGCTGCGGTGGTGTCCGCTATTTGTGGGGCGGCCGATCCGCGAGAAGCAGCACGGGCGCTCGCCGCAGCGTGGGCTGGAGTTCGAGCGGGGGAGACGGCGTGA
- a CDS encoding bifunctional hydroxymethylpyrimidine kinase/phosphomethylpyrimidine kinase: protein MSDVAGMGENVSVSSGVGAGAGADTSGVRVPRVLSIAGSDPSGGAGIQADLKSIAANGGYGMAAITALTAQNTQGVSGVHVPPASFLKEQLDAVSDDVTIDAVKIGMLGTPEVVAVVQQWLARVKPPLIVLDPVMVATSGDRLLDTEAELALRELVRVSDLVTPNIPELAIIAGEPAAETWDEVLAQAGRVSASYGVRVLAKGGHLSGAEAPDALVDARFGNEPVVTEFAGIRLETTNTHGTGCSLSSALATRIAATGDWAAAVGESKRWLSESIRAGAALQVGGGHGPVNHFAGLWARGGVETAPTAAEVREHWWAEIAGIRAQIDNGDFVRALGDGSLERGDFVWYLAQDALYLRDYARALAEAARLAPTAAEQAFWASSAEGCIVTELQLHESWSPSGEVFAASPSATTTGYLNHLLATAARGDYAVLAAALLPCFWVYHDVGSRLHPLAHAEHPYADWLTTYADDAFTDATEQAITIVTALAADATPPVRDAMLGAFVASTEHEREFFAAAHGVTAN from the coding sequence GTGAGTGACGTTGCGGGTATGGGAGAGAACGTGAGTGTGAGTTCAGGCGTTGGTGCGGGTGCAGGTGCTGATACGAGTGGCGTGCGCGTACCGCGAGTACTGAGCATCGCCGGAAGCGATCCTTCGGGTGGGGCCGGCATCCAGGCTGACCTCAAGTCGATCGCGGCCAATGGCGGCTACGGCATGGCGGCGATCACGGCGCTGACGGCCCAGAACACGCAGGGCGTGAGTGGCGTGCATGTGCCGCCGGCCTCGTTTCTGAAAGAGCAGTTGGATGCCGTCAGTGACGACGTCACGATCGATGCGGTGAAGATTGGGATGCTTGGCACTCCCGAGGTCGTCGCTGTCGTGCAGCAGTGGCTGGCGCGGGTGAAGCCACCGCTCATTGTGCTCGACCCAGTGATGGTCGCCACGAGTGGGGATCGCCTGCTGGATACCGAAGCTGAGCTGGCGCTGCGCGAACTCGTGCGGGTCAGCGATCTGGTGACGCCGAACATTCCCGAGCTCGCGATTATTGCGGGAGAGCCTGCCGCCGAGACCTGGGACGAGGTGCTGGCGCAGGCGGGGCGAGTCTCTGCCTCCTACGGGGTGCGCGTACTAGCCAAGGGTGGTCACTTGAGCGGAGCTGAGGCTCCGGATGCGCTCGTGGATGCTCGTTTCGGGAACGAACCGGTCGTGACTGAGTTTGCCGGCATCCGTCTAGAGACCACGAACACGCACGGAACGGGCTGTTCGCTCTCGAGTGCGCTCGCGACGCGCATTGCGGCGACCGGCGATTGGGCTGCCGCGGTGGGGGAATCGAAGCGGTGGTTGAGCGAGAGCATCCGTGCCGGTGCAGCGCTACAGGTGGGCGGTGGGCATGGGCCCGTCAACCACTTTGCGGGGCTGTGGGCTCGCGGGGGCGTAGAGACGGCGCCAACGGCGGCAGAGGTGCGGGAGCACTGGTGGGCTGAGATTGCGGGCATCCGCGCTCAGATCGACAACGGTGACTTTGTGCGGGCGCTGGGGGATGGTTCCCTCGAGCGGGGCGACTTTGTCTGGTACCTGGCTCAGGATGCGCTTTACCTGCGCGACTATGCGCGGGCGCTCGCCGAAGCCGCCCGGCTGGCACCTACCGCTGCGGAGCAAGCCTTCTGGGCATCGAGTGCCGAGGGCTGCATCGTGACGGAACTGCAGTTGCACGAGTCATGGTCTCCTTCCGGTGAGGTATTTGCTGCTTCGCCCAGTGCGACCACCACCGGGTACCTCAACCACCTGCTGGCGACAGCTGCCCGCGGTGACTACGCCGTGCTCGCTGCCGCCCTTCTGCCCTGTTTCTGGGTGTACCACGACGTCGGTTCGCGCCTGCACCCGCTCGCGCACGCCGAGCACCCCTACGCCGACTGGTTGACCACCTATGCCGATGACGCGTTCACGGATGCCACGGAGCAGGCCATCACGATAGTGACGGCGCTCGCCGCAGACGCCACCCCGCCAGTTCGGGATGCGATGCTGGGCGCTTTCGTGGCGTCAACGGAGCATGAACGCGAGTTCTTCGCTGCCGCGCACGGGGTTACCGCGAATTGA